The stretch of DNA CGACGCCGTGCAGCGAGAGCGGGTCGGCCGCGCCGGGGGTGGGTGCGGACATGGCCGACGGGAGGGCGGGCGCTCCCTTGGAACTACCGACACGGGTACTCGGAACCGAGTGAACGGGACGCCGGTGTTTATGGTCGGGGGGACAGTTCCCACTGAGTATGCACGACGACGACCTGCGCACGGCGCTGGAGCGGGTCGGGGAGACGTTCGACTTCGGCGAGTACGAGATCGAGGCGTATCTGGCCGTGCTCGAACACGGCCGGCTCACCGCGACCGAGATCGCCGACCGGACGGACATCCCCCAGCCCCGCGTGTACGACACGGTCCGAAGCCTCGCAGATCACGGGTTCGTGGAGCTCCAGGAGTCCCGACCGATGCAGGTGCTCGCGATCGAGCCCGAGGAGGCGTTCGGCGGCGTGCGGTCCTCGCTCGACGAACTCGTCAGTGGCCTCGAACAGCGCTACACCGCGCCGGCCCGAGACGCCGAGGCGGTCACGCTGATCAAGTCGCCCGCGACGATCGAGCGCTACCTGCGGGAGGTGATCGAGTCCGCGGAGTTCGAACTGCTGCTCTCTCTCACACCGGACCTATTGGCCGAGTTCGAGGACGAACTCCGGGCCAAACGCGAGGCCGGCGTCACGATCGAACTGCTCGTCTCCCCCGCCGCGGCGGTGCCCGACCCCGAGGCGTACGACTACACCGAGGTCGCGACGACGGCCCGGTCGCGCCGCGGCGTCACCACGCCCGTCGCGGCGGTCGGCGACGGGGAGTTCTCGCTGTACGCGACCCGCGAGGCGGTCAGCCGCGGGAAGGAGCGCTACGGCGTGGTGTTCAACCGCTCGGAGCTGGGGTTTCTCGTCTCGGGGTTCGTCTCGACGGTGCTGTGGGCCTCCGGCGAGACGCTAGCGACGACGCCCGACCGGAGCCTCCCCCGCCGGTACGCGTCGCTGCGGCGCTGTGTGGAGGAGGTCGAGGCGCTCGACGGGCCGCTCCGGGCGACCGTCGAGGGGCGGGACGTGCTGGGCGGCGAGCCCCGCGACGTGGCGGGCGAGGTCGTCGACACGACGCGCAACGACGAGGAGTCGATCGCGTCACTCACGCTCGACACCGGGGACGGCGAGGTCCGGGTCGGCGGCCGGGTCGCGGCGCTGGAGGACGTCGAGGCCCACGAGATCACGATCGAGCGCGCCTAAGGCCGGAGCTGCGAGCGGTCGGTCGCGGTGATCGCGGCCGCGAGCGCGCCGCGGACGACCGCCTCGTCGCCCAGCGACGTGAGCCGGAGTTCGGGGACGTTCGTCATCACCAGCTCCGGGAGCCGTTCGCGGACCGGATCGACGACCCGTTCGGGGTTGTTCCGCGCGACGGCGCCGCCGACGTACACCACCAGCGGGGCGTAGGCGTGGACCAGATCGGCGATCCCGGCGGCGTTGAACGCCTGCATGCGCTCGATCACTCGCTCGGCGAGCGGGTCCTCGTCCGCGGCGTCGAACACGTCCTTCGCGTCGATCTCGTCCAGGGAGAGCTCGGTCGGAACGCCTTCGGTCTCGTGGACGTACCGCGCGTGCCGGGGGATGTTCGTCCCCGAGCAGTACGCCTCCCAGTGGCCCTCGGCGCCGCAGCCGCAGGTGATCCCGCCGACTTCGAGTGTGTCGTGGCCCACCTCCGCGGCGTTGCCGTCCCAGCCCGAGAGCACGCGGCCGTCGACGGCGACGCCGGCGCCGATCCCCGAGGAGATCGTGAGGTAGGCCATGTCGTCGGGACTCCGGTCGGCGTAGAAGCGCTCGCCGATCACGCCGGCGTTGGCGTCGTTGACCACGGTCACGTCCGCGTCGAGGAGTTCGCCGAGTGGGTCGGCGAGAGGGACGCGATCGACGTTCGGCCCGAGGTTGGCCGAGCGACCGAGCTCGCCGGCGGCCTTATCGAGCGGCCCGATCGAGCCGACGCCACAGCGAACGATCGCCGTCGGCGCGACGCCGGCGTCGTCGAGCGCTGCCCGAGTCGCGGCGACCATCGCGTCGGCGACCGCGTCGCCGTCCGGCCCACGGGGGGTCCGCCGGCGTGCCCGGCTGACGACGGTGCCGTCCTCGTCGCCGACGACGGCCTTGATGTTGCTCGCACCGAGATCGACCGCCGCGAACCACGCGGTCATCCGTCCACCGCTTGCGGCGTGCCCGTCCGGACTCGGTGCCAGCGCATGTTGTGAACTATTGATTCGAAGGTAAGTAAATTTCTTACGCGTCGGTCGTGACCGTGTGGTGTGACAGTCATAACCACTGACGGGATGGCTTCGGGACGGCTTCCGGCCGCAGGTGGGCGGTCGGGGGGCACGGAACGCGGGACGGGCGAGGTGGGACCGTGAGCGAACCGCTCTCGGTCGGGATGCTTGGCTACGGCTTCATGGGGAAGGCCCACGCAAACGCGCTCGCGCGGCTGCCGATGTTCGTTCCGGACGCGCCGGCGGTCGAGCGCGAGGTGCTGATCGGTCGCGACGAGGCCGCACTCGCCGAGGCGGTCGACCGGCTCGGCTTCACCCGAACGGCGACAGACTGGCGCGAGGAGGTCGCCGACGTGGACGTGTTCTACAACCTCGGGCCGAACCACGTCCATCCCGAGCCAACGATCGCGGCGCTGGAGGCCGGGACGCCGGTGCTGTGTGAGAAACCCATGGCGCCGACGCTCGCCGCCGCCGAACGCATGGCGGCGGCCGCGAGCGAGGCGGACGCCACCGCGGCGGTCGGCTTCAACTACCGGTACGTGCCGGCGATCCAGTACGCCAAGCGACTCATCGACGCGGGCGAACTTGGGGAGATCCGGCAGTTCCGCGGGCGGTACCTGCAGGACTGGCTTGTCGATCCCGAGGCGCCGGCGAGCTGGCGGACCGACGCCGACCGCGCGGGCAGCGGCGCGCTGGGCGATCTCGGCGCGCACACGATCGACCTCGCGCGCTTCCTCGTCGGCGAGATCGAGCGCGTGAGCGGCCAGACCACCACGTTCGTCGACGAGCGCCCCGCGGCCGACGGCGAGGGGACCGACCCCGTGACCGTCGACGACGCCTACAGCGCACAGGTCCGCTTCACAAACGGCGCCGCCGGGACGCTCGAAGCCTCCCGAGTCGCCGTCGGGCGGAAGAACGACCACACAATCGAGATCGAGGGGACCGAGGGCGCGATCCGGTTCTCGCTCGAACGCCTGAACGAGCTCGAACTGTACCGCCCCGGGAACCGCGGGTTCGAGACCGTGCTCGTGACCGAGGAAGACGACCCGTACCTCGAGCACTGGTGGCCGCCCGGCCACGTGCTCGGCTGGGAACACACGTTCGTCCACGAGAACCACACGTTCCTCTCGGCGATCGAGGGGGAGAGCACGTACGCGCCCGACTTCGCCGACGGGCTGGCGGTCCAGCGAGCCTTCGACGCCGTCCAGCGAAGCGCCGCGGCCGGCGAGGAGGTGACGGTCGGATGAGTCTCGACACGATAGTCGTCGCGGTCAGTGACGAGGCCGAGCGGACGGAGTCAGTCGCACAGACGGCGATCGACGTGGCGGGGCCCGCGGGCGCGACCGTCCGGCTCGTCCACGTCTTCTCCGAGGGTGGGTACGAAACGGTGAAAGATCAACTCGAGTTCGGGCCCGACGACGAGGTGACGTCGGACACCGTCGCCACGCGGCACGCGACGATCCGCGAGGTCGGCGCGATGCTCTCTGCGGCGGGTATCGAGTACGAGTCACACGGCGCCGTCGGCGACACGAGCGACGAAGTGCTCGAACTCGCGGAGCGAGTCGACGCCGACATGCTGATCGTCGGCGGGCGCGGCCGCTCGGCGGCGGGGAAGGCGGTGTTCGGTTCGACGGCCCAGAAGATCCTCTCGAACGCGCCCTGTCCGGTGACGTACGTCAGGGCGCCGTAGGGCCACGCTCTCAGGTCGGGTCCACGCCCTCGACGTCGTCGAGCGAGCGGTTCTTGAGCGCCTTGCCGGTGCGGTCGTCGAACAGGTGGATCGCCTCCGGCGGGATGGTCGCAACCACGCGGTCACCCGAGGAGACGGTACGCATCCCGCTGATCGTCGCGATGAACGTCTCCCCGTCGGGCGCGTCCCCGAAGCGGAGGTAGACGTTGTTCGACTCCCCGACGGGCTCGACCACGTCGACGACGCACTCGAAGTCGTGCGGGCCGAGCGTGTCGGTCTCGGCCGCGAACTCGACGTCCTCCGGGCGCACGCCGAGCGTCACGTTCGTCGCGTCCCCGAGCGCCTCGCGGACGGCTTCCGGGAGTGGGTAGGTGAACCGCTCAGCCGAGAGCGCGTCGCCCTCGCGGGTCGTCGGGAAGAAGTTCATCGACGGCTCGCCGATGAACCCCGCGACGAAACGGTTGGCGGGCGTGTGATAGCACTCGAGCGGCGTCCCCACCTGCTGGAGCACGCCGTCGTCGAGCACGGCGATGCGGTCCCCCATCGTCATCGCCTCGGTCTGGTCGTGGGTGACGTACACCGTCGTCACGCCCAACTCGTCCTGAATGCGCTGGAGTTCGGTGCGCATCGTCGCCCGGAGCTTCGCGTCGAGGTTCGACAGCGGCTCGTCCATCAAAAACGCCGCGGGGTCGCGCACGATCGCGCGACCGAGCGCGACGCGCTGCTGCTGGCCGCCGGAGAGCTCCGAGGGCTTGCGGTCGAGCAGCTCCTCGATGCCCATCATCGTCGCCGTCTCCTCGACGGTGGTCCGGATCTCGTCGTCGGGCATGTCGGTCGACTCCTCCAGCCCGAAGCTCATGTTCTCCCTGACGGTCATGTGGGGGTACAGCGCGTAGGACTGGAACACCATCGCGATGTCCCGATCCGCGGGCGCCGTGTCGTTGATCGCGCGTCCGCCGAGCCGGATCTCGCCGTCGGTGACGGTTTCGAGGCCGGCAATCATGCGCAGGGTCGTCGACTTCCCGCAGCCGGAGGGGCCGACGAGCACGAGGAACTCCCCGTCCTCGATCCCCATGGCCACGTCGTCGACAGCGACGACCTCGTCGCTTCCCCCGTCGTTGAACACCTTCGTTACCGAGTCGAGCGTTAGTTCTGCCATCGTAGATCACCTCTGAACCTCATGTGGCTACCCCCTCGGCGAACTTGTCGCCGAACAGGACGTACACCACGAGCGTCGGCAGCGCCGCCAGCAGCGCCGCGGCCATCCGCAGCGGGAAGTTCGTCCCCGACTGGGACACCCCGATCCCGACGAGCTCCTGTGTCACCACCGACGCGTCGCCGAACTGGACGATCGTCAGCGCGAACAGCAGGTCGTTCCAGATCTGGGTGAACTGGTAGATGAACACCACCGCGAACATCGGAACCGACAGCGGTAGCACGATCCGGCGGTAGATCGTCGACACCGAGGCGCCGTCGAGCCGGGCCGCCTCGATCATCTCCGTGGAGAGCTTCTTGTAGTGGGCCCGGAACAGCAGCGTACAGATCGGGATGCCGTAGGCCGTGTGGGTGACGATCAGCGCCACCAGCTTCCAGTGGTACTCCTGAATTAGCGGGAGCGCCGCGAACGGCGCGAACAGCGACTGCAGCGGCACGACGTTGTACCAGAACTGCGTCAGCGGCACCAGCACCGCCTGGTACGGGATGAAGATACCCGCGACGAACAGCGCGTAGATCCCGACCTGCCCGCGCCAGTCGACGTTGGTCAGCCCGTAGGCGGCCATGCTCCCGAACAGTCCGGAGAGGATCGTCGCCGGGATCACGAGGATGAAGCTGTTCGCCAGCCCGCGGGCGAGTCCGTCGAACGCGTTCCCCCACGACTGGAGCGAGAACGAGCCGGTTTCGGAGATCAGCGGCTCCAGCGGCGGAAGGAACGGTGCCTGCCCGGTGTAGCTCTCAGGGCTGGTGATCGACGTGAACAGCCCCGTCAGGATCGGCAACAGGTAGAACCCGGCCATCCCGATCAGCACGACGTAGAGGGCGGTCCGCTTCAGCTGCACCCCCTCCTCGTTCGTGCTCATAGGTCACCTCGTCGGTACTGCGAGTAGACGTACGGCGCGACGATACACAGCGCCATCACGAACAGGATCACCGCGATCGTCGAGCCGTACGCCCAGTTCTGGTTGGCGTACGCCTCCCTGACCATCCGCGTCGCGAGGATGTCCGCCGACGGGCCGGGCTGGTAGCCGCCGTACATCGAGAACAGGAAGTCAAAGGCCTTGAGCGCGAACACCGTGATCACGACCAGCGCGCTCACGGTCGCGGTCCGGAGTTGGGGGATGATCACCCGCCAGTACATCTTGACCGTGCTCGCGCCGTCGACGCGGGCGGCCTCGAAGTGACTCGACGGGATGCCCCGAAGTGCGGCGAGGTAGACGATCATCGCGTAGCCGCTGAACTGCCAGATCAGCGCGAACGCGACCGCCCCGAGCTTCAGGTCGGGGTTCTGGACGATCTGTACCGGGCCGATCCCGAACACGCCGAGAGCGACGTTGATCAGTCCGGTGTTGGGGTTGTACATGTAGAGCCAGAACTTCGCCGTGACGACGAAGGAGAGGCTCATCGGCAGCAGGTAGATCGTCCGGAACGTGTTCTCGAAGCGGATCCCGCGGTCGACGAGGATCGCGAGCAGCAGGCCGAGCGCGAGACAGACCGCCGCGAACCCGACCATCAGGGCGATCGTGTTGCCCAGCGAGTTCCAGACGGGCTCGACGGTCAGGTCGGACCACGCCGGCGTCGCGCCGTTCACCTCGCCGCCCATCCCGACCATCGAGAGGATGCCGTCGATCGGGTCCGAGAACGCGACGAGGTAGTTCTCGACGTCCAGATCCGTGTAGTCGGGCTCGCCGATGCCGGAGAAGTCGGTCAGCGAGAGCAGGAAGTTCCAGACGACGGCGCCGTACACGAACAGTCCGACGAGCAGGAACGGCGGCAGCCAGAACGGGGCCGACCGGACCGAGTCCCGCGAGAGCAGCGACCGCTCCGACTCGGCGGCGGATCCGCCGTCGGTGCGGGCGTCGCTGTCGGACCAGCGGTTACGAAGTGTGGCTATCGGGTCACGCATACCTGTGCTTCCAGGGAATCGTTACTCGAACGCGCCGACGAGCGCCTCCGCGGTGGCGTCGACGTCGTAATCTTCGAGGAAGCCGCTGAAAGCACTGGTGATGTTCGTCTTGATCCCGGGCGAGACCGCCAGGCCGTGCTGGATCGACGGCGGCTGGCTGTCCGCGCCCGTGAAGTCCTCGTACTGGTCCTGCTGGAACGTGTTGAGCTGGGACACGTCGGCGTCCTTCCGGGGCGGGATCGACCCCTTCTCGCGGTTGAACAGCACCTGCCCCTCCGTGCTGGCACAGTAGCTGAGGAACGTCTTGGTCGCCTCCGGCGAGGGGTTGTTGTCGAAGTACGGGAACGAGTCCATGTTGAGCAGGTAGCTCCCTTCCGAGCCGGGGTAGGTGACCTGTCCCCAGTCCTCGCCGTAGTTGAACTCGTCGTTGCCGCTGTACGCGCCCGCGGCCCAGTCGCCCTGGTGGATGAAGGCGGCGTCGCCCTCCATCACCATCGTGTTCGCCTCCGTGAAGCCGATCGAGGAGGCGTCGCTGGGGTAGTACTCGCTGAGCTCGACGACGTGTTCGAGCGCCGCGCGGACCTGCTCGACGTCGCCCTCACCCTCGGTGAAGGCGGTGTAGCCGTCGACGCCGGCCTGTGCGAGCAGCGCCGTCTCCCAGAGCTGGATCGTCGACCACGTACCGCTGGTCTGCTGGGCGAACGGCACCGCATCGGTGTTCTCCGCGACGGCCGCACACGCGTCGACCACGTCCGCCGGCGAGGAGAGCGACTCGGGGTCGACGCCGGCCGCTTCGAGCACCGCGGTGTTGTAGAAGAGGTTGTTGATGCGGTGGATGTTCAGCGGCACCGTGACGTACGTCCCGTCGAGCTTGGCCTGCTCTTTGGGTCCCGGGAGGTAGTTCTCCTCCACCTCGTCGGTCCAGACGTCCTCCTCGATGCTGGCGTAGGCCTCGCCGAACTTCTCCAGGGTGGCGCCCGGCCACGTCTGGAACGTGCTCGGCGGGTCGTTGGCCTGCAGTCGGTTGCCGATCACCTGGTCGAGGTTGCCACGTGCGGCGCCGTTGACCGGCTCCTCCGCGAACTCGACGTCGGGGTGGGCCTCCTGGAACCCCTCGATCAGCGCCGCGATGGCGGCGTTACCGTCGCCCGAGGACCACGCGTGGAGCAACTGAATCGGGTTCTCGGGCCCGCCACCGCCGCCGGTGAGGCTGCTACAGCCGGCCAGTCCTGTCGCACCCACCGCCGCGGCGGACGCGAGCACGCTTCGCCGCGAGCGCCCCGCCTCGTTCGTGTCCGAGGACATATGTGACGAACGTATACACACTTACGAGTAAATCTTGTGGTACTCCCTCACGGGCCGGTTTCAGTCGAGAGACGCGGTGCTTCCGGGTGACTTCGTCTAGGATCGGTTCGGTCGGGACTGCCGAGGATTGATAGCTCCGCGTCGCGAACAGTACCGAATGGACGACGACTCGAGAGGTGCGCTGTCGCCGTTCTTCCCGTCGGAGACGCCGGCGCTCCGGGGGCGCGGCCGGAAGTGGGTCGCGATCCTCCTCGCGGCACTCCTGCTCGTCGGCTCGCTCGTGGGGTTCGTGACCGCCTTCCTCCCGGCCTGACTACTCGTCGAGGAAGTCCGGCTCGACGCGTTTCTCCTCGTACTCGGCTTCGAGGTGGTCGCGGAACGCCTCGGGGTCGACACCGTCGGCCTCGCGCTCGAAGCGGTCCCGGACCGAGATGGTGCCGGCCTCCTCCTCGTCGCTACCGACGATGATCATGTACGGCAGCCGGTCGTCGTGGGCCTCCCGGATCTTCCGGCCGACCGTCCAGTCCCGATCCTCGACTTCGACGCGGAACCCGTCGAGCTCGTTTTTCACCCGGTGGGCGTACCCCAACGCGTCGTCGGAGACGGGGAGGATGCGCACCTGCTCGGGCGCGAGCCAGAGCGGGAACTGGCCGTCGAAATGCTCGATCAGCACCATGAAGATGCGCTCGTAGGAGCCGTACAGCGCGCGGTGGATCATCACCGGGCGGTGGTCCTCGTTGTCCTCGCCCGTGTAGGTCAGGTCGAACCGCTCGGGCATGTTGAAGTCGAGTTGGACCGTCGGGCCGTCCCAAGAGCGCCCGAGCGCGTCGCGGAACGAGAAGTCGATCTTCGGGCCGTAGAACGCGCCGTCGCCGGGTTCGATCCCGTAGTCGTACCCCTCGGAGTCGAGCACTTCTCGGAGCTGCTCCTCGGCGCTCTCCCAGATCTCGTCGCTGCCGACGGACTTCTCGGGGCGAGTCGCGAGGTCGACGTCGACTTCGAGGTCGAACTGGCCGATCAGCGTGAAGATCATCTCCATGATCTCCCGGACCTCGGCCTCGATGTCTTCTGGTTTGACGAACAGGTGGCCGTCGTCGATGGTGAACGCCCACGTCCGGGAGAGTCCGGAGAGCTCGCCGCGCTGCTCCTTGCGGTACACCTTCCCGTTCTCGAAGTAGCGCTCGGGCAGGTCGCGGTAGGACCACGAGGACTGGTCGAAGATGGTGGCGTGGCCCGGACAGTTCATCGGCTTCAGCCCGTACTCCTCGTCGTTCACGTCGAGGAGGAACATGTCGTCGCGGTAGTTGTCGTAGTGACCCGACTGCTTCCAGAGCTCGGTCCGGAACAGGTGGGGCGTCTCGACCTGCTCGTAGCCCGCCTCGCGGTTGAGTTCGTTGACGTAGTCCTCCAACTCCTGCAGGATCGTCTTCCCCGCGGGGTGGTACAGCGGCAGTCCCGGTCCGGTCACGTCCGGCACCGAGAACAGATCCATCTCCTGGCCGATGCGGCGGTGGTCGCGCTCCTCGGCCTCC from Halolamina sediminis encodes:
- a CDS encoding carbohydrate ABC transporter permease, which codes for MSTNEEGVQLKRTALYVVLIGMAGFYLLPILTGLFTSITSPESYTGQAPFLPPLEPLISETGSFSLQSWGNAFDGLARGLANSFILVIPATILSGLFGSMAAYGLTNVDWRGQVGIYALFVAGIFIPYQAVLVPLTQFWYNVVPLQSLFAPFAALPLIQEYHWKLVALIVTHTAYGIPICTLLFRAHYKKLSTEMIEAARLDGASVSTIYRRIVLPLSVPMFAVVFIYQFTQIWNDLLFALTIVQFGDASVVTQELVGIGVSQSGTNFPLRMAAALLAALPTLVVYVLFGDKFAEGVAT
- a CDS encoding ABC transporter substrate-binding protein, with translation MSSDTNEAGRSRRSVLASAAAVGATGLAGCSSLTGGGGGPENPIQLLHAWSSGDGNAAIAALIEGFQEAHPDVEFAEEPVNGAARGNLDQVIGNRLQANDPPSTFQTWPGATLEKFGEAYASIEEDVWTDEVEENYLPGPKEQAKLDGTYVTVPLNIHRINNLFYNTAVLEAAGVDPESLSSPADVVDACAAVAENTDAVPFAQQTSGTWSTIQLWETALLAQAGVDGYTAFTEGEGDVEQVRAALEHVVELSEYYPSDASSIGFTEANTMVMEGDAAFIHQGDWAAGAYSGNDEFNYGEDWGQVTYPGSEGSYLLNMDSFPYFDNNPSPEATKTFLSYCASTEGQVLFNREKGSIPPRKDADVSQLNTFQQDQYEDFTGADSQPPSIQHGLAVSPGIKTNITSAFSGFLEDYDVDATAEALVGAFE
- a CDS encoding Gfo/Idh/MocA family protein; translated protein: MLGYGFMGKAHANALARLPMFVPDAPAVEREVLIGRDEAALAEAVDRLGFTRTATDWREEVADVDVFYNLGPNHVHPEPTIAALEAGTPVLCEKPMAPTLAAAERMAAAASEADATAAVGFNYRYVPAIQYAKRLIDAGELGEIRQFRGRYLQDWLVDPEAPASWRTDADRAGSGALGDLGAHTIDLARFLVGEIERVSGQTTTFVDERPAADGEGTDPVTVDDAYSAQVRFTNGAAGTLEASRVAVGRKNDHTIEIEGTEGAIRFSLERLNELELYRPGNRGFETVLVTEEDDPYLEHWWPPGHVLGWEHTFVHENHTFLSAIEGESTYAPDFADGLAVQRAFDAVQRSAAAGEEVTVG
- a CDS encoding ROK family protein, whose protein sequence is MTAWFAAVDLGASNIKAVVGDEDGTVVSRARRRTPRGPDGDAVADAMVAATRAALDDAGVAPTAIVRCGVGSIGPLDKAAGELGRSANLGPNVDRVPLADPLGELLDADVTVVNDANAGVIGERFYADRSPDDMAYLTISSGIGAGVAVDGRVLSGWDGNAAEVGHDTLEVGGITCGCGAEGHWEAYCSGTNIPRHARYVHETEGVPTELSLDEIDAKDVFDAADEDPLAERVIERMQAFNAAGIADLVHAYAPLVVYVGGAVARNNPERVVDPVRERLPELVMTNVPELRLTSLGDEAVVRGALAAAITATDRSQLRP
- the thrS gene encoding threonine--tRNA ligase, which produces MSDITVVLPDGSELSVPDDATVEDAAYEIGPGLGDDTVAGVVDGELVAKEDELHDGAQLEIVTDQSEEYLDVLRHSAAHVFAQALQRLHPEAKLTIGPPTEDGFYYDVTNVDLEEADLDAIEAEMVEIVEADYDIERLERSREEAFERYDDNRFKREILEEEAADAETVSFYRQDDWEDLCQGPHVESTGEIGAVELLNISSAYWRGDEDNETLTRVYGTAFESESELEDYLQMLEEAEERDHRRIGQEMDLFSVPDVTGPGLPLYHPAGKTILQELEDYVNELNREAGYEQVETPHLFRTELWKQSGHYDNYRDDMFLLDVNDEEYGLKPMNCPGHATIFDQSSWSYRDLPERYFENGKVYRKEQRGELSGLSRTWAFTIDDGHLFVKPEDIEAEVREIMEMIFTLIGQFDLEVDVDLATRPEKSVGSDEIWESAEEQLREVLDSEGYDYGIEPGDGAFYGPKIDFSFRDALGRSWDGPTVQLDFNMPERFDLTYTGEDNEDHRPVMIHRALYGSYERIFMVLIEHFDGQFPLWLAPEQVRILPVSDDALGYAHRVKNELDGFRVEVEDRDWTVGRKIREAHDDRLPYMIIVGSDEEEAGTISVRDRFEREADGVDPEAFRDHLEAEYEEKRVEPDFLDE
- a CDS encoding universal stress protein, whose amino-acid sequence is MSLDTIVVAVSDEAERTESVAQTAIDVAGPAGATVRLVHVFSEGGYETVKDQLEFGPDDEVTSDTVATRHATIREVGAMLSAAGIEYESHGAVGDTSDEVLELAERVDADMLIVGGRGRSAAGKAVFGSTAQKILSNAPCPVTYVRAP
- a CDS encoding carbohydrate ABC transporter permease, with the translated sequence MRDPIATLRNRWSDSDARTDGGSAAESERSLLSRDSVRSAPFWLPPFLLVGLFVYGAVVWNFLLSLTDFSGIGEPDYTDLDVENYLVAFSDPIDGILSMVGMGGEVNGATPAWSDLTVEPVWNSLGNTIALMVGFAAVCLALGLLLAILVDRGIRFENTFRTIYLLPMSLSFVVTAKFWLYMYNPNTGLINVALGVFGIGPVQIVQNPDLKLGAVAFALIWQFSGYAMIVYLAALRGIPSSHFEAARVDGASTVKMYWRVIIPQLRTATVSALVVITVFALKAFDFLFSMYGGYQPGPSADILATRMVREAYANQNWAYGSTIAVILFVMALCIVAPYVYSQYRRGDL
- the trmB gene encoding HTH-type sugar sensing transcriptional regulator TrmB; translation: MHDDDLRTALERVGETFDFGEYEIEAYLAVLEHGRLTATEIADRTDIPQPRVYDTVRSLADHGFVELQESRPMQVLAIEPEEAFGGVRSSLDELVSGLEQRYTAPARDAEAVTLIKSPATIERYLREVIESAEFELLLSLTPDLLAEFEDELRAKREAGVTIELLVSPAAAVPDPEAYDYTEVATTARSRRGVTTPVAAVGDGEFSLYATREAVSRGKERYGVVFNRSELGFLVSGFVSTVLWASGETLATTPDRSLPRRYASLRRCVEEVEALDGPLRATVEGRDVLGGEPRDVAGEVVDTTRNDEESIASLTLDTGDGEVRVGGRVAALEDVEAHEITIERA
- a CDS encoding ABC transporter ATP-binding protein, yielding MAELTLDSVTKVFNDGGSDEVVAVDDVAMGIEDGEFLVLVGPSGCGKSTTLRMIAGLETVTDGEIRLGGRAINDTAPADRDIAMVFQSYALYPHMTVRENMSFGLEESTDMPDDEIRTTVEETATMMGIEELLDRKPSELSGGQQQRVALGRAIVRDPAAFLMDEPLSNLDAKLRATMRTELQRIQDELGVTTVYVTHDQTEAMTMGDRIAVLDDGVLQQVGTPLECYHTPANRFVAGFIGEPSMNFFPTTREGDALSAERFTYPLPEAVREALGDATNVTLGVRPEDVEFAAETDTLGPHDFECVVDVVEPVGESNNVYLRFGDAPDGETFIATISGMRTVSSGDRVVATIPPEAIHLFDDRTGKALKNRSLDDVEGVDPT